In Drosophila busckii strain San Diego stock center, stock number 13000-0081.31 chromosome 3R, ASM1175060v1, whole genome shotgun sequence, the sequence tcTTGCCTTTATTGCCTTTTTATGGGAAATATTTCTAGACGTTTGTTTGGGaaaataaatgattattacgatcataaattttattttacgttCTTTTAAATAACATGCAGATACAATCGAACTCTCATGCAAGTTTCAAAATCAGTGAAGGATTTATTTGTTAGGCCCCcacaatgaaataaaaagcaggACACGCGCCGCTCAACCCACATTACTAAAAATTCAACCCTTTAATATTCAAGTGACCGCTGGTCAACACACTCCCTCCCTGTTAGGCATAACTCACAAAAAGTTCAGATACAAGCGATGCACACACACTTCGTTAATGACTagtacaaaaatttaaatagcgaATTAGATTCATGTACAAATTTTGCATTGTTATGCTAATTTTGTACATTCTTTGTAACTCCAACAACCCACAGAGCTGCAGATGCATAGTTAATGTGATATTAATAAAATCgttaaaaattcaatcaataCGTTTTATCACCTAGAGAGGGTTGCTGTTTGAACATTGTGGGATGGGAAATGCGTcggtttgaatttaaatttggcgCCTTCTTGCGTTGCCAACTGCATTGACAGTtggtaattaatttaaattcgaGAACTATCGATGACGCAGACTATCGACTTACAACATGACCATGGGCCTGCTCGATTTGTTTCTCTTAAAACCATTATTCGAttaatatgttttgtttttgccatttgttttggTTAAAACGTTTAAAACCATTTAAATGAAGCATGCAGCAATTATGTGtggaaaacaacaacaatcaatcaGAAATCAAAGCTGTGAAGCGCACAGCAACCGATGAGCATGATGCCGACTCGCTGGAAGCGAAGAGACTGAAGCCCAGCAAAGATGACACAATTGGCGCCCAAGAGAGTTCCACGCTACAGAATTCAATACAGGCACACCCTAGCCCCAAAAAGCGTTTGCAAATAGGTAATAAAAGTGCTAACGATAAAGGTAAGCATAATAAAGGggagtattttaaatttggtaACTACAAGCACTACTATGGCAAGCGCTTGCAAGATACGGATTTTCACGATATAAGACTGGATGTGCTGGCTGGACATGCAGAGCTGTTTCGCGGCAAGCAAATACTTGATATTGGCTGCAATTCGGGTTTGCTGTCTATTGCAATTGCTCGCCAGTTTGAACCGAAAAGTCTCATTGGTTTGGTAAGTGCAACATGTAAGCTATAGCAACAAAAGTacaatattcattttttacagGACATAGACCGCAGCTTAACAAATGATGCGCAGACAGCCATAACCACATTAAAGCGCGCCAGCAATGTTGAACCCGCAGATCCAACTAAGTTTCCATTTAATGTCAAGTTCGTACATGGAAATTATGTGCTAGACGATGATGTATTGCTTGAGATTGAGCGCCCTCAGTTCGATGTGGTATTGTGTCTATCGGTTACCAAATGGATACACCTCAATTTCAGTGATGCGGGCCTTAAGCAGGCATTTCGTCGAATGTACCTGCAGCTACGCATTGGCGGTAAGCTGATACTAGAGCCACAAGCTTTCGATACGTACAAGCGGCGGAAGAAGCTCTCGGAAAATATACGTGAAAATTACGCCGCTATCAACTTTAAGCCCGAAGATTTTACGAATTATTTGCTCAGCCCAGAGGTTGGCTTCGCCAGCATGGAACTAATGGGTGTGCCTGAGCATTGCAAAGCCGGGTTTAAACGCcctatacaaatatttagcaaaaacTAGTTTTCTTAGAGAACAAATTTAatcacaatataaataataagtttgTTTTCAAACGCTATTGTGTGCGTTGTTTCTTTTTCGGCGTACCCGGTGGAGACTGTAGTTGTTTTATTAAATCCGGCACTTGCTCCATCAGCTCATCCGACCCCAACTGAAAATTGCTGTCTGCCCAAAGCAGACGCAGTTCACTTAGTACCAAACCTACTTTCTTACCTGTGAGACcaaaactttttaaagcatttcCATTTAGTGGAAAGCTTGGCGTCTTCCAGGCTTTAAGCTGGCTATACAGCTCTTCCTTATTTGAATACTTAAGGAGCTGTTCTACGTATTCGCGCTTAGCATACGGTTGTAAGCACAATTTTTGATAGTCAAGCAAGCTCTTATACTCGTCGTCCAcctagaatttaaattaaactttctTGCATCAACCAAACTTAGTTTTAAGTCAAGTAACTTACCCGAGCTCGTTGCTGTACTATGAAGAGCGCCAGATCCCGCTCAAAAGCAGACAGTTTGAGGCGTTCGTGTAGGCTCGCAGCCTCCTCAACATTATGCAGCAGTGCGGCCATGAACAATATCGGATAGTGTGGTTTTTCAAAAGTATCCAAGTCAGCGCAGAGTCGATCAAATTCTTTGAGATTTGGCTGTGCCGGCAGTCCACAATATTTGCTCAAGCTGCAATTGTGCATTTCAAGTAGCAACTCACGGCCGTAGTTGCCAACCAAAATCTTTTGAAGCTCCGACCAAATGCGTTCTCCGCTGATGCGTGCTAAACCGTCTCCATTTGCCTTAATGGCCTCCAGTATATCTTTTTCATGAGAA encodes:
- the LOC108603608 gene encoding probable RNA methyltransferase CG1239, translated to MQQLCVENNNNQSEIKAVKRTATDEHDADSLEAKRLKPSKDDTIGAQESSTLQNSIQAHPSPKKRLQIGNKSANDKGKHNKGEYFKFGNYKHYYGKRLQDTDFHDIRLDVLAGHAELFRGKQILDIGCNSGLLSIAIARQFEPKSLIGLDIDRSLTNDAQTAITTLKRASNVEPADPTKFPFNVKFVHGNYVLDDDVLLEIERPQFDVVLCLSVTKWIHLNFSDAGLKQAFRRMYLQLRIGGKLILEPQAFDTYKRRKKLSENIRENYAAINFKPEDFTNYLLSPEVGFASMELMGVPEHCKAGFKRPIQIFSKN